Below is a window of Leucoraja erinacea ecotype New England chromosome 11, Leri_hhj_1, whole genome shotgun sequence DNA.
TTTATTTTCTACGTTGCTTTATTATTTCTATTTATTAACAATTTCTTTATCTGCATCAGGTTTTTtagtaaatgaaaaaaaaaaatggtactGGTCTTTACTGAATTAAATCAACCTTTGAACATGTCGTTTGTGCAGGCACAACCCAAATACCTCCGCTGCATCGCCATTTCCAGCTTGTTCATCGCAGCCAAGATCAACGAGGAAGATGAGGTTTGTTGTTCCGTTGTCCATGTCGTCATTGATAAGTTTGTTGAAGGTTGATTTGCCATTTCATGCTGCTGGAAAATGCCCTCATTGTACAATGCCCCCCTccctgggaaaaggggaagtacaacgggatctgggggctccttgtacatcagtctatgaaagtaagcatgcaggtgcagcaagcagtgaagaaagcgaatggcatgttggcctttataacaagaggagtcgaatataggagcaaagaggtccttctacagttgtacagggcccttgtgagaccacacctggagtattgtgtgcagttttggtcccctaatttgaggaaggacattcttgctattgagggagtgcagcgtaggtttacaaggataattcccgggatggcgggactgtcatatgctgagagaatggagcagctgggcttgtacactctagagtttagaaggatgagagggcatcttattgaaacatataagattgttaagggtttggacacgataaaggaaagaaacatgttccccatgttgggggagtccagaaccaggggccacagtttaagaataaggggcaagccatttagaacggagacaaggaaacactttttcacacagagagtggtgagtctgtggaattctctgcctcagaggcaggttctctggatgctttcaagagagagctagatagggctcttaaaaatagcggagccaggggatatggggagaaggcaggaacagggtactgattggggatgatcagccatgatcacattgaatggcggtgctggctcgaagggctgaatggcctactcctgcacctattgtctattatccaaaAGCCGACAGGTGGCACACGGGccctgttggtcggtgtgggcaagtttggccaaaggcccCGTGTCCACACTGTACGCACTCTAAAGCATCTCGCTGTACATCAGGACACGCGTCAATATTTAGCCCAAAGCACAGTCATATCTTTAAAACTTTACTGAACATAAGAAGGTTTACAAAAACACACAGAGCATTGGCACTTatttattgtgcaggaaggaactgcagatgccggtttacaccgaagataagacacgaattgctggagtaactcagcgggtcaggcagcatctccggagagaaggagtaggtgacgttttggtgtcTCGAGAccgagagaaggaactgcagccgcTGGTTAAACTTATTCATTAAATCGTTTCCGCAGGTGACTCTGCGAGTGAAGGACCTCGTGGTGAAGAGTGGCAGCGGTTGTACCAGCAGTGAGGTGGTGAGGATGGAGAAGATCATTCTCGACAAACTGCAGTGGGAACTATTCACGGCCACGGGGGCAGACTTCTTGAACATAGTAAGTAAGCACCCGCCAGCTGGCGTCTCCGATCGCGGAGAAACACGTTCGTTTCTTTGTGAGCGAGAGACATTTAGACTGAGAcacgggatggggagggggaacaTGGACATTTCTAAATAAAAAGACTTGGCAACATTCGCCACCTGAACCCGTCAAGCTGACGAGATCGCAACACGGAAACTGGGTTCTACGGACATTTAGCACGCGGACGGTTTCACCACGACGACACTTGCGGCTGCAAACTCATGCGGTGGTCGTTTGTTAACGGTCTGCAGAGGCGCTGGGAAGGAGGGGTCAGGGCGTAAGTCGTGCACATGCACTGGACAGTTATAACGCAGCCACCACAGACTCACTGGAAACAGCACGGCTTTGTGCAATTTTAACCCATCTCATCTTTTTTATTTTGGACACCTGGACCAGGTGGTTTTGTAATGATTCGgcttagattattgtcacgtgtacggagacGCGGTGATTCCACGGGCACGGACGTGTTGGAACCTCCACCATCCAGCTTCTTCTTGCCGACTTCTCTTGCGAGGCCAGACCTTGccttttggggggagggggaggggtcgtTCCGTTCCCTTCCCGTTCCTTCATTGCCACTCGCTAGCCTTCGTGAATGAATAACACTGCTCCAACATTCCTTCAGATCCCCGCCTCGCGCTGCTCCCCTGCTCCCCGCCCACGCCTGCCTCGCCACCATCTCACGGGCACCCCATCATTCGTTGCGACTCCTTCTGGCGTTGGATACTGGAGGTTCCCATCGGCAGAGGACTCTCCGCAGATTGGTCTCGAGACCACGGATGTCGTTTGGTTGCGGTCCTCTGTGCTCAAGGGATACTTGGGTATAAACCTGGTTAGATTTGTCTTGCAGGTGCCCGggtggtgggttggggggggggggggggggggggggggggggggggaggggggtcggtgACAAATTCAGGCTGTCTGTAGTATCGGTTCCCAGGGACGAGCCTAAACCTTGGTTTCCATCGTTCCAGTTCCACGCCATGGTGATGTCCGGCCGGCCCCATCTCCTTGACCGCTGGCCTCAGATGAAGCCCTCTCTCCACGTGGCACTCTTGACCAGGCAGCTGCAACACTGCACCGCCTGCCACCAATTGCTGCAGTTCAGCGGCTCCACGCTGGCCTTGGCCATCATCAGCttggaggtggagagactgaggacCCCCGACTGGTTTAGGCCGTCACTGCTGCCTGGCTGCTGGAGATGGAAACACAGGTAGGGGGATTCTGTGGCTGTGGAGGGGGTCTCGGGCACAGCGTGCTGAGAAGGAGGAGGAAATGGACTGGGGGAGCCACATCCACAACAGGAGGGGGTCGACAACATCCACAGCCAGGCACAGAGGGAATCTTGGCAGCGTctagcctgagaattaaaggaagCTCCttgtggaaggagatgaggaggaatttcttcagtcagagggtggtgaatctgtggaattcgttgtcacagacggctgtggaggccacatgtcagtggatatttttgcggcagagatagatagattcttgtttagtgcaggtgtggggagacggcaggtgaatggggttgagagacagacaataggtgcaggagtaggccattcggccctctgagccagGGAGACTCCGCTATCTAGGACTCTCAGTATCCAGAGTCGTAGCCCTCCGAGGCTCAGAATAAAATAGAAGAGACAGATCCTGTAAAAAGGTTAGAAGATCatgcttcataagtgataggcagAATGGATTGCTCCTTAAACGtttggaagctggaaaagaggggtggtgggcagatggggggggggggggcggggggggggggggggggggggggggggggggggggggggggggggggggggggggggggggggggggggggggggggggggggggggggggggggggggggggggggggggggggggggggggggggggggggggggggggggggggggggggggggggggggggggggggggggggggggggagaggggggggggggggaagggggggggagggagagaggggggggagggagacggggggggggggggagagggaggagggggggggggggagggggggggggggggagggagaggagtcttcatatcattgggttcagttttgagaaacagcgcagaaacaggcccttcggcccaccaagtccaattCTACATCCcccggcctaattctactccgataacttgtgagcttgtgggtccgcgccgaccagcgatccccgtgcactaaacactatcctacacacacacactagggtcaatttacacttgcacaccaagccaacaaacctgcacgtctttggagtgtgggaggaaaccgaagatctcggagaaaacccaagcggacatggggagaacgtacaaaccccgtacagacagcacccgtagtcggggtcgaacccgggtctctggcgctgtgaggcagcgactttacctctgagccaccgtgctgtcccACTATAGATACCCAAGTGAAAATGAGGTGctgtaatagtttagtttaggtttgtttagataggggtcttaaaaatagcggagtcaggggatacggggagaaggcaggaacggggtactgattgtggatgatcagccgtgatcacattgaatggctgtgcaggctcgaagggccgaatggcctactcctgcacctattgtctattgtcaagataTGGATGAGGTACTTTCTCTTTCAGATTCACAGCTCGGATTTAATCTACTGTAAAAGCGTGGTGGAACAGCAAGCGTTGCCGCCGGCCCTGTCCTGGGACCCCAACGCCCTCTACATCTTTGACCCCGCTGCCTCGGCCATCGAGAGACAACCGCGAGGAAGGTCGTGTTATTCTGCCCGACGCGACCCAATGTCTGACCTGCTCGCCACCGCCAAGCCGCTGACCCGTCGGCGAGCCGGTGCCGGCAACCGCGCAGCCCCGGTCAAGGCCAAAGACACGGGCGTCACCGCCGCGCATGTGACGCCTCGTCGCTCCGGAGAGGCTCTCGCCGCGGGGAACGGCGACGGCAAGGGTGTCGTTCCGTGCCGAGCTGGCCCGCAGTGGATGGACATCCCATCACCCTGTCCCTCCCTACAGCCCGTAGATGGCGTGTGGGGAGAGTAGCAGCTTGAACAATGCAAGTCAATGTGGTCTGGTTAGGTACAGAGGTCAGCTGAATGCACTTGGTGaccaaacatagacaataggtgcaggagtagaggccattcggcccttccagccagcaccgccattcgatacgatcatggctgatcatccagaaccagcatcccattcctgctttctccccatatcccttgattccattagccctaagagctctatctaactctctcctgaaaacatccagtgaatttctcctccactgccttctgtggcagagaattccacagattcacaactctctgggtgaaaacgtttttcctcatctaaaggggctgtcccactgtaccaggtaattcaagacctctcccgagttaaaaaaacaaaacaaaacaaactcgtggtaagtacgtagaatgcacgtagggggtacgtcggagctcgtggacgtctcgtagcggctcgtaacgctaacggcaggtactcggaaaacgcggtaactcgtgaaaaatgtccacgagagccccgagtacctattaccgcaattctccgagttcgaatcaggggaaactcgggagaactcttgaattacctcgtacagtgggacagccccttcagtcctaaatggcctattcttaaactgtgaccccccccccccccccccctggttctggactcccccaaacatgcaaaatattttacctgcacctagcctgtccaatccctgaagaattttatatgtttccataaagattctcctctcatcctttttaattccagtgaatacaagcccaatcgatccattctttcacaaAGCTACGCATAGCCCAACGCAAGCGACCATATCCTTGCTGGTCACAGCAGCAGATCTAcgatcacacattacaatcgccCCAACATCTACTCCTACAGCGACATTTCTTCActcaacgttatttccttatcgtgTACCTACTCGctgcaaatggctcaattgtaatcatgtattttagtttagagattcagcgcggaaacaggcccctttcgacccagcgggtccgcgccgaccagcgatcccctccctGCACATTCACCGTATACTAGacccacaattttttttaaaacatttacaccaagccaattaacctacaagcctgtacgtctttggagtgtggggggaaacagaagatctcggcgaaaatccACAGGGGaggacggacaaactccgtacagacagcgcccgggatcgaacccgggtctccagcgctgcaactctacccctgcgacCCTGACCGCCCCCccgttgtctttccgctgtctggtcagcacgtaacaaaagctgtACCTCGGCACAGGTGACCATATACTAAACTGAGATCCCACCTTTGAgctgaataataataatgcagcCTTAATGGGCCATGTTTGTACGACTTGCATGGATGGAATAACTAGCCCTGCAGTGAAAATGGTCGGCTCAATGACATTCAAAGCATCAGGGATGGCAATGAGCAAGCAGTGGAGCCCGTCGGCTGATCGTTTTCTGCCTGGCCCCCTGCCTACAAAGCAGGTGGGAAACATGTATTCTGCAGTGTATCAGCCGTTATCCATTACCATGGACAAGAGCCCACTTCAGAATGGAGTCGGgagagcagatgctggaatcttgcaccaaatacaaagagtgctggaggaactcagcgggtcaggcagcatctgcagagggaatgcacAACGTtttggatcccaacccgaaacatcgcctatccgacccACGGAGCTGCCCCAGCACTTCATGCCTAGAAAACCTCAGAATATTCCCTGCATGTTTTCACCTGAATGACAAGGACATCAAACCTTCGTGTGAAAGGGGGGTATTTGCACTTTGGTTGTGAACAGCTTTTTGGTCTAATGTTTATTTTTGCACAAGGAGGCAACTGAAGGACAACTCAATACCAGTTCCTCACGATTAGGAAACGCGTGAGAGATTTGACGAGCCCCTCCAGGCACAATCAATGTCACAGGAGTCTCCACCCCACCGCCATTTTGCGGTCGCCATTTTGACCCGCCAGTGGTGGAATATAGCGTTGGGGacgtgggacccaacgggtccgcgcttGGTCTAGTCTCAACTAATATTGGTCCACATCACACAACAgtcattccccccctctctccccttcactttcTGCACTCGGAAGCTGGTTATTACAAATCTCTGAAGACCAGCACAATGTTTTTAAATCGCATAAATTATATGCGatttaggagtagaattgggctgttcggcccatcaagtctactctgccattcaatcatggctgatgtatctctaaccccctcctaacctcattctcctgccttctacccataacccctgccacccgtactaatcaggaatctatctatctctgccttaaactaaCCAAGGCTgttcatctccgccttaaaaataccaatgttggcctccacagctgcttgtggcaatgaattccactataTATAAAAGACTATAATATAGCATGACTTCCTATATGTAATAGTGTACAGTGTCAGAGtacctggggggaaaaaaacaaaacaggataTAAAATGTTTGTCCCAAGTAATCAAGTTCTAAATGACAAAGTATTTTGGAAACAAAACCATTTACCAGTAACACCACAATTGTGCATTCATTTGAAGTTTTAACTATTTATAGCTTTAAGGTCCCCGTGTGTCAAAGAACAGTTTAAGAGCTTCCATAAAGATGTTTTATATCTAAAGTTAAACTTGCGATGATTACTTCAATATGGTGAGCAATtgtgaaacatggaaacatggacaataggtgcaggagtagaggccattcggcccttcgagcctgcaccgccattcgatatgatcatggctgatcatccaactcggtatcccatccctgccttctctccataccccctgatccctttagccacaagggccacatctaactccctcttaaatatagccaatgaactgtggcctcaactaccttctgtggcagagaattccacagattcaccactctctgtgtgaaaaatgattttctcatctcggtcctaaaagatttcccccttatccttaaactgtgaccccttgtcctggacttccccaacatcgggaacaatcttcccgcatctagcctgtccaaccccttaagaattttgtaagttaaggGCTGGGTTTGAATGCAAACAACTGCATTTGTGATGCCCAGATTGTCTGCTGCTGCTGTACCTGTTGGAGAAAACCTCACCGTTAAACCatggagagacaaggaactgcaggtgctgaaactAGGAATAAGAAGTAAAGTGCTGGAGGGTCAGACAGCGGCAGCTGTttagcgggggtggggggggtgggtaaaGAGACAGATTcatgatgtgtcggaaggaaatgcagatgctggtttaaaccgaagatagacacaaaaagctggagtaactcggcgggacaggcagcatctctggagagaaggaatgggtgacgttttggatcgagaccattcttcagtctgaaacgtcacccattccttctctccagagatgctgcctatcccgctgagttactccaactttttgtgtctgtggATTGACAATGTATCAGGTTGTGATCCCGTATGGACCAATGTCAGGTCACAACCCAGAACATCaacatttcctcctcctcctttgctgtttgtcccgcggagtttctccagcaatttggttGTTGCTACTGgaggtgcaaggaactgcaggtgccggtttacaaaaaaaaagacacaaagtgctggagtgcatcaggcagcatctcgagaggtccttctgcagttgtacggggccccggtgagaccacatctggagtattgtgtgcagttttggtctcctaatttgaagaaggacatccttgctattgaggcagtgcagcgtaggttcaccaggtcaatccccgggatggcgggactgtcatatgaggaaagattggaaagactgggcttgttttcactggaatttagaaggatgagagggagacattaaattataaaaggaccggacaagctaaatgcaggaaaaatgctcccaatgttgggcgagtccagaaccaggggccacagtttacgaataaaggggaggccatttaaaactgagatgagaaaaaaaacgttttcacccagagagttgtgaatttgtggaattctctgccgcagaaggaggtaaaggccaattcactggatgaatttaaaagagagttagatggagctctaggggctggtggaatcaagggatatggggagaaggcaggaacggggtactgattggggatgatcagccatgatcacaatgaatgacggtgctggctcgaagggccgaatggcctcctcctgtacctattgtctatgtttctatgttagaacatggataggtgaccttttgggtaggGATCctttataggtgatgttttagtctGTAGAAAAGtaacgatccaaaacgtcacctattcatgttctccatagatgctgcctgacccgctgagttactccagcactctgtgaaatgtcacctatccacgttctccacagatgctgcctgacccgctgagttatggtgcagcagcatgcatggagctaaggaaatagtcaacttttcaggccgaaatccttctggaaataggcaacgtttcgggccgaaacccttatgggtttcggcccgaaacgttgcctatttccttagctccatagatgctgcctgacccgctgagttactccagcactgtgaaacgtcacctatccatgttctccacagatgctgcctgacccactgagttatggtccagcagcatctgtgaaacgtcacctatccaaataggcaacttttcaggccgaaatccttctggaaataggcaacgttttgggccgaaacccttacgggtttcggcccgaaacgttgcctatttccttagctccatagatgctgcctgacccgctgagttactccagcactctatgtcttaTTTTGGTAGATTTTGCTACTATTGTTTTAACAGGATAAAGGGTGCTAGCTCCATCTGGTGGCGAATAACTGCAGAACATGTTCTTCATTCTGTCTGCGTTGAACGCTCTCTTCTGCTAACACAAGAAGGG
It encodes the following:
- the LOC129701381 gene encoding cyclin-I-like, producing MKCPGPLDGQKLAFLLDIALAKEARLWKVPLFRTYSKQDPTINPLQREHVVLWLGDLCSKFGYYPETFFFAACILDRLLASVKAQPKYLRCIAISSLFIAAKINEEDEVTLRVKDLVVKSGSGCTSSEVVRMEKIILDKLQWELFTATGADFLNIFHAMVMSGRPHLLDRWPQMKPSLHVALLTRQLQHCTACHQLLQFSGSTLALAIISLEVERLRTPDWFRPSLLPGCWRWKHSSDLIYCKSVVEQQALPPALSWDPNALYIFDPAASAIERQPRGRSCYSARRDPMSDLLATAKPLTRRRAGAGNRAAPVKAKDTGVTAAHVTPRRSGEALAAGNGDGKGVVPCRAGPQWMDIPSPCPSLQPVDGVWGE